In the genome of Flavobacteriaceae bacterium YJPT1-3, the window GCCCTTTTGCCCTGGCCAAAGAGGAGGGCATTGTATTGATCTACAATGGAAGCAATGCGGCTAATTTCAATGACCCTGATCTCCCTAAATTCACCTATGCCGCCGGGCAGGCCCTCTTTGATCAGGACAAGCCTTATCAACTGATCGACAGAACGGAAAGCTATTTCATTTACCCCGATAAGGATTACGAGAAGGTAGGCGAAGTCAATGAAGTTTGCTTTGTGGAAGGCTTGGTGAAATTTAAAGATCACTGGTTGCTGTATTACGGTACCGCCGACTCGAAGATCGCGGTAGCTACCCTACCCGTTAAAAAATAGTTGAACTACCTGAACAAATACACTAGTATCCAGCCCTGCCTCTAGGTACGACCACTAATGCGCTTTTAAACAACCACAGCATGAGAAACACCATTTTCCTCCTGATCCTTATCGGCCTACTCCATGCAACATCAGGCTTCGCTCAAGAAGTGATGCTTCAGCTCGGAATCAAAGACAATGTATATTCCAATGTGTTAAATGAGAATAGGGCTGTGGTGATCAACCTCCCTGAAGACTACGAAACTTCAAAAGAAAGCTATCCCATTTTGTATGTGTTGGACGGCTCCAACAATAATCTTCTGGAAGCCATTCAGGTAACCCGTAAGCTGAACGTCAAGATGATCATTGTGGCTATTCCCAATACCGATCGAGACCGGGATATGATGCCCTTGAGTACTCCAACCTATACAGTGGAACATCCCGAAGCGGAACACTTTCTGGCATTTCTTGGCGAGGAACTACTTCCTTACGTGGAGAAAAATTACCGCTCCAATGGGCAAAAAGACCCTACGGGGCAGATCATTGAGTGGCTTGTTTGTCATATATGCTTTTCTAAAAAGGCCTGCTTTTTTCGACCACTACATTGGAAATAGTGCGGGTTGGTACGCTGATATGAAATTTTTTTTTGGAGCCCTGTCTGAGAAAGCCTTTAAAAACAAAGAAAACTTTAATAACAAAATAGTATTTGTCGCTAATTCTTTGGCTGATCCCTTTGATCCTAAAAAAGAAGTACATCAAGCCATAATTGAATTTTCTAAAAAAATAAAATCAGAACTGGGAGAGCGGGTATCATTCCACTATGTAACCTACGATCAGTATGGACACGTCCCCTACCCCAGTTTTTATGACGGATTAAAATACGTTCTGGAAAAAGCGAAGTAAGTAAGTGGTATCTTGATGACCATGAAAAATTTAAACAAGCATATAGAAAACCACTATCTCAAAGCGGGCTTGTTTGAAGAAATTGTCCATCGCCTGAGGGCGCAGGGCATTGATATCAATGCGTTAACGCGTAGTGATATTTCAGGAGTTGATGAATTTCACGTAAGAGGAGCTGCCGTTTCCAAAGAGCTTGCACAGACAGCTAATATTCATAATCTCAAAGTATTGGACGTAGGCTGCGGACTGGGAGGCCCAAGCCGGATGTTGGCCGATGAATTTGGTTGTACGGTTACCGGTATAGATCTGTCTAAGGAGTACATAAGAACAGCTCAAGAATTGTCCGGATTATTACATTTAGACGATAAAACACGTTTTATCGTTGGGGACGCGACCAGCCTTCCCTTCGAGAACGCATCGTTCGATGTGGTTTGGACGCAGCACGCTCAAATGAATATTCCCGACAAGCGTAAACTGTACTCAGAGATCCATCGGGTCTTAAAATTTGGAGGGTACTTTTTATATTATGATATTTTTAAAGATGACGATAAGGAGGTGAATTATCCCATGCCATGGGCGTCTTCAGCTGACCACAGCTTTTTATGGACTACTTCAGCAATGAAAGCTCTTCTGCTTAGACTGGGATTTGAAAAAGTTACTACGACCAATCAAACCAAAGCCGGAATAGCGTTTTTCGAACATCTTTTTGATGAACAGCGCCCTACTCCACCTTCAAAGATGGGATTGGATGTACTCATGGGAGAAAGCACCAAACCCAAACTCAGGAATCTGATGGATCATCTGAAAAATAAATCACTAACGCTTGAAAGCGGCATTTACACGAAATGTGCTCTCGGAAACTAGACGTAGCCGTCCAGCGAATTATAAAGCCTGCGCCGTTTTGGAATAGCTTAACTTCCCTACCTGGCCTGCGATTAGCAGGTTGTCCGCCTCAAGGTGTTAAGCATCATAAACCTAATCGCATGTGAACACAGCGGCAGGTCTACTCCACAAAACATGAATAGTATCGATCAAAACTTTCCGTCTGAGTCTTCGTACAATTAAATACTTCTGCTCTTCTCCCTTTGACCAGGCGCACCAATGGAAAGTCTAGGAATTTTCTGCAAATTAATATTTTATAATTGCTTGATTTTGTTTTACTTATACTTATCAAGAAGTGCCGTTTTAATGATGATCCATTTTCTGATTTGTGACCAGGTGCTTAATGGATGATCTAACACACAAAGTAGACTTATGTTATGCACGATATTTTTATAAGCTACGCCAAAGCCGATTATGAAATCGCGAACATCATCGCCGATGCCTTGAGTCAAGAGGGTTTTGAAACCTGGTGGGATGTTAGTATTCCTACGGGCAGCACCTTTGACCAGGCTATTGAATACGCAGTGGTCAATGCTAAATGCGTCATTGTACTCTGGTCTGAGAATTCCAGTAAAAGTGAATGGGTGCATGTTGAGGCGGCCGAAGGGAAAGCAAGAAATATCTTAGTCCCTATTTTAGTGTCAGAAACAGAAATTCCATTTGCCTTTAGACGACGTCAAACTGCAGATCTAAGACCATGGCTGAAAGATAGGAATCACCCTTCATTTGAACGGGTACTAGATGACATTAGGAGGCTGTGTGATGCCCCAAAAGAGCCTGTAAAAAACAACAACCAAAAGACAGAGCAAAGCCTGCCCAGTCCGGGTCCGGAACAACCGTCGGTTCAAAAGCAAGTCGCTCATCCAGAGCCTGAAAAAAAGTTTTCCAAGTATATGAAAATCGCAGGGCTTTTGCTTTTGATTGCCCTTACCGCTTTTGCGGTTAAGAATTTTGTTTTGCAAAGTGAAATCCAGATTGGTGATGCATATGAAAATGGTATAGTCTTCGAAATAGCCGCTGATGGATCCTCACTTAAAGTCTGTGGTAACGATGACATAGGGTCGTACAATTGGTATGAGGCTAAAGACATGGCCGCTGAATATAAGGCTGGTGGTTATTCCGATTGGCGTTTGCCAACTAAAGAAGAACTCAATACCATGCTTATAAACTTGTCTAATGAAGGTTTGGGTGACTTTAAGGATGATTGGTATTGGAGTTCAACTGCAACAGATGGCAAGGGCTGGGAGCAAAAATTTCCCGAAGGCTTTCAGCAAAACAATGGCGTGGGGTAACGAAAGCCATAGTAGCGTTAGACCGGTTCGTCAAATCATTTTGATTTCAAAAAAAGTGGGTGATATATACGCCGGCGGAATCATTTTTCAACTGGATTCGATCGGTAAACACGGTAAGGTGTTGAGCCTAAACGATCTGGGTTTCCAAAATTGGTACGAGGCGAAAATATCGTGTACTGAATACCGTGGAGCCGGGTATAGTGATTGGTACCTGCCGTCACGTGAAGATTTACAACGTATTTACGATCGCTTATACCCTTTGGATATGACTGCCTATCCAGAACACGTAACTCCGCTTCAAGAGGAGTGGTACTGGAGTTCTACGGCAACTGATGGACAAGCCTGGGAAATCCATTTCGCTGATGGTTATTGGCAGAATGATGGCGGGGGTAATGCCAGTGAAAGTAGTGTACGTGCTGTGCGGGATTTTTGAGACTACCTCCCCCTTATTTGCGGGAAATTGCTTTACTTTAAAAATCATTTAAATGTGCTCCGCTTGTGAAAATAAGGTGGTTATTCGTGCTACTCTTGATTGCGATAAGTTCCCTGGCCCAAACCAAAGAGACCTATGTGGACGGTGATCTCAATCAGATCGCTAAAACCGTCTTTGACCAAAACGATTTATCCAGATCCCACTACAGGCTCCGTGTCGATCTGGACACGCTCATTGCTCCTATAAAAGTGCAACGAAATAGAAAAGGGAAATTGGCTCCTGATACCCTTAAAACAATTAAAAGCTTACTGGCTAAAAGCACAGGGCAGACCGTTCCCGATAACCACACCCTGGCGATCAATTATCATCACGGACCCAATGCTTGTCTAAAGGAGGCCCATAAACCGGTATGGAAGTATCTAATTAAGAAATATTATCGAAAATTGGAGAAACTGGAAAACGTGAGTTCATTCTTTCTGTACAATCAGGCGGAAGGCTTAGATCAGTTTGATGACCGAATTTCCTGGACTCCAGATCCGGATCTTATCATCACTCAACAGTTCTTCCCCATCCACTACCCTTGTGGTAGCTTCGTTCTGATCGATCCTGACGGTAACTATTATTTAAACAGAGGTGAATATCATCTACACCGTATTATCGATCTACTTCGGGTTCCTGAAGATACCTTTTCAGCAAGCTCAATCATTTCTAAAGATTGAAATCCGGCAATCCTGAAGCAATGACGTATATTTCAAATTCATTCGTCAATACGTGCGCTTCGGGGATCGTTACTCCTGTGTCATCGCCAGCTATGAAATGAGTCAAGGCAGGATCAGCAAAGTCACTTTTTTACGATAAAGAGCCTGACGCATGCTTGCTTTCATCTCGTTAGATTGTCATCCGAATCATCAAATGCTTCCATTAAAAATTAGCAAGATAGGTCAGCTGCCCAGGGCTCTGTAAGGGGTTTTACCCCTCGAGCACTCAAAATGACCCGCGTAAAATTAAGGGTTTAACGTACTTATTATCAGGTATTTATATTTATTTTTCACGATATACCTTGCTATCTTTGAGTGTTCTAATTAATACACACAATCATGGCAACACTAAAATCCAATTGGGCCGCTGAGCCCATCCCCCTGACCGCAGCGTTAACCGATGAACTCTGGGCAGACGCCCAGGAGGATCAGATGGATATTCCCGGAGGACATCTCTGGGCCAAGAACGACGCCGAGTTTCTCTATTTGGCTGTCGATTTTACGGAAGACACCAGTAATGATCCGGGAACGGGCGATTATTTCTGGCTCACTTTCGACACCAATAGAAATAAAGCGATCACTCCCAACCAGGATGTGAACTACGGCGTGTATCCCAAGCAACCCAACAAAATGGGTAAGCAATTGTATTTGGGTCCCGGACGATGGACCGGTTTGCTCAACACACCCAGTCGGTCGGCCTGCCGCTACGATTTTGGGGCTTCTCCCAATTCATCCACCCCGCACCGGATCTGGAAGTTCAAGATCGAACTCAGCGAGATCAATGTCAGCCTGGCGACCTGGTGGTTCCTCCCCTACACCAATTTTGGACTTCGACTGCATTCGGCCTCACCAGACATTTTGCACGACATCCCCAACAATTTCTATCGCTCCTTTGCTAATCTGCACCGCATTCAATTTTCGCGAAAGCCCTACATCCCGGCTGCAGATCTCGGACCGGAAATTGGTAGTGTGGGATTGATCCCGGCATCCAAAATTGATAACACGGGTCGGGCTACTACAGCGCCTTCCTACTATGTCAAAACCAATAAACATGCATTTGGTGGCCGACTTAACCTGATTGGCAACCGGCTTAAAATGCAACAGGTGGCCGGACTTTCAGGAACACAGTACTATCGCGTCCTTCATCGCAGCGGTACGTCGGGTAGTTTTGAAGTATTCACTTCAGGCTGGACCAATTACCGCAGAATAGGAAGCAATGATGTGCTCTACAATATCGCACCCAATGCAGAGGGCTATTATTATCTCTATAATCCCTCCTCCTTCGATTTCTCCATCGACGATCTGATCATGCAGTTTGATTCTCGCCTCCTAAGTACAGGATTACATCAATTCAAGGTCGAATTCTATACCCGCTCAGGTAGCACCTATACCAAACTGGGCAATGCTGTGCAGACCTTGAAGCTCTATATCGACAACAATGTACCTCAGGTGAGTATAGATGCCATTAAACACAGTAGCCAAACCGTTGATGCCTGCTCTATAGTCGATCTACAAGGCAACGCAACTGACGGAGTTAAGGTCAGTTTTGATGCCTTTGATGCGGAGGGTAATCTGGACAGTTATCATTGCTACGCCCAGTACGGCGAAGGTCATACGCAGACCTTGCGCAGTGAAAATCACGCGGGCTCAGGAGTCGCCCTCTGGCAAGGGGGGAACAACCTCAGCGCTCCTCAATCGGGGGTTTATGTGCCACCGGTCACCTGTGCCTATTCATTCAATATTGTAGCCAGGGCACGCACCACCAATGGCTATGGACAGATTGGGCACAACCGCGCCAGCCGCTTTATCACCATTTTGAAATAAATGAAGCAGCCTAACCTTAACGCCCGAGAAATCGGGCGTTTTTTTATGCTTTCGCGAAAGCATAATCAGGATCCACTGAGGAAATTGACCACTGAATGAGTAGGCAGAAGACAATGCATTGAATCTATTAATCAAGCGAAGGAATCCTCACCCCCCGGCATTCGAAAAATTATGACGGATGTTTTATCTTTCTGTTTTGAATCTTGGAGTTTTCTTTCTCCCACAAAGTATCGCTATGAAAAAAGTCCTGTTGGGGGCAATATTGCTTGCCCTATTTGCCTGTGAAGAAAATCGGTCTTTCGACCAATCCCTGCTTGATCCTGAGGTCCTTGATCACAACGTCCCCCTGGACGTGGAGCCCTATGCCGACGAGGAAATATTGAAGAATCTTGCTCCTATACGAGCCCGTTTTGACAATTTTGCGATCACCAAAGACAGCGAATTCATCAATGATCGAATGACCTCTTTTGGCAAGCAGATGCCCAAAACCATTTATGAACCGGTCAAGGACAAGGCTTTTCTCATGGCAGGATGGCAACTCACGTCCACATTGATCGTAGTAGGTGATGATGGCTTGATCGTGGTCGATCCGGGCGAAAGCGATGAAGCCTCCGAACGCATCTACGCTGATTTTAAAAAAGAAACGAAGATTGATTTACCCGTAAAGGCGGTCATTTATACCCATCGTCATCCCGATCACTCCTTCGGTTCAGCCGGTATGGGCGTTACTCAGGAGCAGGTAGATCAGGGCGATGTACGCATATTTGCTCATCATCAGTTCATGGAATATCTCGCCAATGATGCCAGTGTAGTCGGAAAGATCTTAACCGAGCGCACCGCCTACGGAGGAGCGACCTATCTCGGTCAAAATGAAAAAGGCTTGGTTCACGCCGGATTGGGCCCCACCTTTGCCGGAGGAAAAATTTCTTTTTACCGTCCTACCGACCTGGTGAATGGGAAGCTGGAGACTGAAGTTGCCGGGGTCAAGATCGTACTCTTTGAAGCCTATGGTGATGCCGAAGATGAGATCGATGTGTAT includes:
- a CDS encoding alpha/beta hydrolase-fold protein, which gives rise to MRNTIFLLILIGLLHATSGFAQEVMLQLGIKDNVYSNVLNENRAVVINLPEDYETSKESYPILYVLDGSNNNLLEAIQVTRKLNVKMIIVAIPNTDRDRDMMPLSTPTYTVEHPEAEHFLAFLGEELLPYVEKNYRSNGQKDPTGQIIEWLVCHICFSKKACFFRPLHWK
- a CDS encoding methyltransferase domain-containing protein; translation: MKNLNKHIENHYLKAGLFEEIVHRLRAQGIDINALTRSDISGVDEFHVRGAAVSKELAQTANIHNLKVLDVGCGLGGPSRMLADEFGCTVTGIDLSKEYIRTAQELSGLLHLDDKTRFIVGDATSLPFENASFDVVWTQHAQMNIPDKRKLYSEIHRVLKFGGYFLYYDIFKDDDKEVNYPMPWASSADHSFLWTTSAMKALLLRLGFEKVTTTNQTKAGIAFFEHLFDEQRPTPPSKMGLDVLMGESTKPKLRNLMDHLKNKSLTLESGIYTKCALGN
- a CDS encoding DUF1566 domain-containing protein — encoded protein: MISKKVGDIYAGGIIFQLDSIGKHGKVLSLNDLGFQNWYEAKISCTEYRGAGYSDWYLPSREDLQRIYDRLYPLDMTAYPEHVTPLQEEWYWSSTATDGQAWEIHFADGYWQNDGGGNASESSVRAVRDF
- a CDS encoding TIR domain-containing protein, yielding MHDIFISYAKADYEIANIIADALSQEGFETWWDVSIPTGSTFDQAIEYAVVNAKCVIVLWSENSSKSEWVHVEAAEGKARNILVPILVSETEIPFAFRRRQTADLRPWLKDRNHPSFERVLDDIRRLCDAPKEPVKNNNQKTEQSLPSPGPEQPSVQKQVAHPEPEKKFSKYMKIAGLLLLIALTAFAVKNFVLQSEIQIGDAYENGIVFEIAADGSSLKVCGNDDIGSYNWYEAKDMAAEYKAGGYSDWRLPTKEELNTMLINLSNEGLGDFKDDWYWSSTATDGKGWEQKFPEGFQQNNGVG